A section of the Helicobacter pylori genome encodes:
- a CDS encoding LysE family transporter, which yields MFVVFIEGFGLAISLCAAVGAQSLFIVERGMARNYVFLICTLCFICDIVLMSMGVFGVGAYFAKNLYLSLFLNLFGAAFTGFYAFLALKTLFQTFKKKQVQTPKKLSLKKTLLFTLGVTLLNPQVYLEMVFLIGASALSFDLVQKFVFLAGTLSAAFSWLLLLCTLSLRYGSKLLNNQKIFMGVNLFVTAIMGTLSVTLFRDFLVLLSKT from the coding sequence ATGTTTGTGGTTTTTATAGAAGGTTTTGGTTTAGCGATTTCTTTGTGTGCGGCTGTGGGAGCGCAATCCTTGTTTATTGTGGAAAGGGGAATGGCTAGGAATTATGTGTTTTTGATTTGCACTTTGTGTTTTATATGCGATATTGTGTTAATGAGCATGGGCGTGTTTGGCGTGGGGGCTTATTTTGCTAAAAACCTTTATTTGAGTTTGTTTTTGAATTTATTTGGAGCGGCTTTTACCGGATTTTACGCTTTTTTAGCTTTAAAAACCCTTTTTCAAACCTTTAAAAAGAAGCAAGTCCAAACCCCTAAAAAATTATCCTTAAAAAAGACCTTATTATTCACTTTAGGCGTTACCTTACTCAACCCTCAAGTGTATTTGGAAATGGTGTTTTTAATTGGCGCGAGTGCTTTGTCTTTTGATTTAGTGCAAAAATTTGTCTTTTTAGCCGGCACTTTATCGGCTGCCTTTTCTTGGCTTTTATTGTTATGCACTTTATCGTTGCGTTATGGCTCTAAACTTTTAAACAACCAAAAAATTTTTATGGGGGTGAATCTCTTTGTAACCGCCATCATGGGAACGCTTAGCGTTACTTTATTTAGGGATTTTTTAGTGCTATTGAGTAAAACCTAA
- a CDS encoding DUF1104 domain-containing protein, with product MGRSLAFCLMLALGLQVLGARDFSQLKDKELLELAGTLPSNEAIDYRMEVSKRLKALNAEDAKKFRANFSRIARKNLSKMSEEDFKKMREEVRKELEEKTKGLSAEEIKAKGLNVSVCSGDTRKVWCRAVKKKDEHCSPK from the coding sequence ATGGGAAGGAGTTTGGCTTTTTGCCTAATGCTCGCGCTTGGATTACAGGTTTTAGGCGCTAGGGATTTTTCGCAACTCAAAGATAAGGAGCTTTTAGAATTAGCAGGAACTCTGCCTTCTAATGAAGCGATTGATTATCGCATGGAAGTGTCTAAACGCCTTAAAGCCTTAAACGCTGAAGACGCTAAGAAATTCCGTGCGAATTTCAGCCGAATCGCTAGGAAGAATCTTTCCAAAATGAGCGAAGAGGATTTCAAAAAAATGCGTGAAGAGGTGCGTAAAGAATTAGAAGAAAAAACCAAAGGTTTGAGTGCTGAAGAAATCAAGGCAAAAGGGCTTAATGTGAGCGTTTGTAGTGGCGATACGAGAAAAGTTTGGTGTAGGGCTGTTAAGAAAAAAGACGAACATTGCTCTCCTAAGTGA
- a CDS encoding sialic acid-binding protein, giving the protein MKKALKILSVSALLFVALNAKDFSKTSDEDLAKMAGVVAPQDIVDYTKELKMRMKKMPEDKKKAFHKQLHEYATKNTDKMTVADFEARQKAIKEALKKGNMEDMDDDFGLRSCKHGKMHKHDKHGKKHGKKHDKDHDKDHDDKDHDHHDEDHSDKH; this is encoded by the coding sequence ATGAAAAAAGCGTTGAAAATACTTTCTGTTAGCGCGTTGCTATTTGTGGCTTTAAACGCCAAGGATTTCAGCAAAACAAGCGATGAGGATTTGGCCAAAATGGCTGGCGTTGTCGCTCCGCAGGATATTGTGGATTACACAAAAGAGTTGAAAATGCGCATGAAAAAGATGCCTGAAGACAAGAAAAAGGCGTTCCACAAACAATTGCATGAATATGCAACTAAAAACACAGACAAAATGACCGTAGCGGATTTTGAAGCCCGCCAAAAAGCCATTAAAGAAGCGCTTAAAAAAGGCAACATGGAAGACATGGACGATGATTTTGGGTTGCGATCATGCAAGCATGGGAAAATGCACAAACACGATAAGCATGGTAAGAAGCATGGCAAAAAACATGACAAAGATCATGATAAAGATCATGACGATAAAGACCATGACCACCATGATGAAGATCACAGCGATAAGCACTAA
- a CDS encoding type II asparaginase, with translation MRIFLKLLILLFCLKGQVMAQNLPTIALLATGGTIAGSGASASSGSYKSGELGIKELLKAIPSLNKIARIQGEQISNIGSQDMNEEVWFKLAKRAQELLDDSRIQGVVITHGTDTLEESAYFLNLVLHSTKPVVLVGAMRNATSLSADGALNLYNALSVAANEKSANKGVLVVMDDNIFSAREVVKTHTTHTSTFKALNSGAIGSVYYGKTRYYMQPLRKHTMKSEFFLSQLKTPLPKVDIIYTHAGMTLDLFQASLNSHAKGVVIAGVGNGNVSAGFLKAMQEASKMGVLIVRSSRVGSGEVTSGEIDDKAYGFITSDNLNPQKARVLLQLALTKTNDKAKIQEMFEEY, from the coding sequence ATGAGAATATTTTTGAAATTGTTGATTCTTTTATTTTGTTTGAAGGGGCAAGTTATGGCTCAAAATTTACCCACGATTGCTTTATTGGCGACAGGAGGGACGATTGCAGGGAGTGGTGCGAGTGCGAGTTCGGGTAGTTATAAAAGTGGCGAATTGGGCATCAAAGAGCTTCTTAAGGCTATCCCTAGTCTTAACAAGATCGCTCGCATTCAAGGGGAGCAGATTTCTAACATCGGCTCACAAGACATGAATGAGGAAGTATGGTTCAAGCTCGCCAAACGCGCCCAAGAATTGCTAGATGATAGCCGCATTCAAGGCGTGGTCATTACGCATGGCACGGACACTTTAGAAGAGAGCGCGTATTTTTTAAATTTAGTTTTACACTCCACAAAACCGGTCGTGCTGGTGGGAGCGATGCGTAATGCTACTTCTTTGAGCGCGGATGGGGCTTTGAATTTGTATAACGCGCTGAGTGTAGCGGCCAATGAAAAAAGCGCTAATAAAGGCGTGCTGGTGGTGATGGACGATAATATTTTTAGTGCTAGAGAAGTGGTTAAAACGCACACCACCCACACTTCCACTTTTAAAGCCCTAAATAGCGGCGCGATAGGGAGCGTGTATTATGGCAAAACACGCTATTACATGCAGCCTTTGAGAAAACACACCATGAAGAGCGAATTTTTTCTTTCACAACTCAAAACCCCCCTGCCTAAAGTGGATATTATTTACACGCATGCCGGCATGACCCTTGATTTATTCCAAGCGAGCCTAAACTCGCATGCAAAAGGCGTTGTGATAGCCGGGGTGGGTAACGGGAATGTGAGCGCTGGGTTTTTAAAAGCGATGCAAGAAGCGAGCAAAATGGGGGTTTTAATCGTTCGTTCTAGCAGGGTAGGCAGTGGTGAAGTCACTTCAGGCGAGATTGATGACAAAGCTTATGGCTTTATCACAAGCGACAATTTAAACCCCCAAAAAGCCAGGGTGCTTTTACAACTCGCTTTAACCAAAACGAACGATAAAGCAAAAATCCAAGAAATGTTTGAAGAGTATTGA
- a CDS encoding anaerobic C4-dicarboxylate transporter: protein MVDTFFQIVVLLFSLFLGARLGGLGVGYAGGLGVLVLCLFLGLNPGKIPFDVILIIMAVISAISAMQKAGGLDYLVKIAEKILRKHPKQINYLAPSVAYCLTILAGTGHTVFSLIPVIVEVSQSQNIKPKAPLSLAVVSSQVAITASPVSAAVVFMSSILEPLGANYLTLLMVWIPTTFLACMLTAFIMGFTDLKLDSDPHYLERLKAGKISPPKIKEEKETSKSAKLSLWIFIGGVVAIVFYASAISKNIALISPVVLGRDHAIVSFMLSVATLIVIFCKINANEIAHSSVFKSGMQACVCVLGVAWLGDTFVSNHIDEVKRYASFLIADYPFLLAVALFLASMLLYSQAATSKALIPSVIAALGISANHTEHLYIIVASFASVSALFVLPTYPTLLGAIAMDNTGTTKMGRYVFDHAFLIPGVLVVSLSVALGFVVAPLVL, encoded by the coding sequence ATGGTGGATACCTTTTTTCAGATTGTAGTGTTACTTTTTTCACTTTTTTTAGGGGCAAGGCTAGGGGGCTTGGGAGTGGGCTATGCTGGGGGTTTGGGCGTGCTTGTTTTATGCTTATTTTTGGGGCTAAATCCGGGCAAAATCCCTTTTGATGTGATTTTAATCATCATGGCAGTCATTAGCGCTATTAGCGCGATGCAAAAAGCGGGGGGCTTGGATTATTTAGTCAAAATCGCTGAAAAAATTTTAAGAAAACACCCCAAGCAAATCAACTACCTCGCGCCAAGCGTGGCGTATTGTTTAACGATACTAGCCGGCACTGGGCATACGGTTTTTTCTCTAATTCCGGTGATTGTGGAAGTGAGCCAGAGCCAAAACATCAAACCCAAAGCGCCTTTAAGCTTAGCGGTAGTCTCTAGTCAGGTCGCTATTACTGCAAGCCCGGTGAGCGCAGCGGTGGTGTTTATGAGCAGTATTTTAGAGCCTTTAGGGGCGAATTACTTGACCCTTTTAATGGTTTGGATCCCTACGACTTTTTTAGCATGCATGCTCACGGCGTTTATTATGGGCTTTACTGATTTGAAATTAGACAGCGATCCGCATTATTTAGAGCGCTTGAAAGCGGGAAAAATCTCGCCCCCTAAAATCAAAGAAGAAAAAGAAACCTCAAAAAGCGCGAAATTATCGTTATGGATTTTTATCGGCGGGGTTGTAGCGATCGTTTTTTATGCGAGCGCGATTTCTAAAAATATCGCTTTGATTAGCCCGGTGGTTTTAGGCAGAGATCACGCGATTGTGTCTTTCATGCTAAGCGTGGCGACTTTAATTGTGATTTTTTGCAAGATTAACGCTAATGAAATCGCTCATTCAAGCGTGTTTAAATCCGGCATGCAAGCGTGCGTGTGCGTGTTAGGCGTGGCGTGGTTGGGCGATACTTTTGTGAGCAATCATATAGATGAAGTCAAAAGATACGCTTCTTTTTTGATCGCTGATTACCCGTTTTTATTAGCCGTAGCGCTCTTTTTGGCTTCCATGCTTTTGTATTCGCAAGCTGCCACTTCTAAAGCACTCATCCCAAGCGTGATCGCAGCCTTAGGCATTAGCGCTAATCATACCGAGCATTTGTATATTATCGTGGCTTCTTTTGCGAGCGTTTCGGCGTTGTTTGTGTTACCCACTTACCCCACTTTACTAGGAGCGATCGCTATGGATAATACCGGCACCACTAAAATGGGCCGTTATGTGTTCGATCATGCGTTTTTGATCCCTGGGGTTTTAGTCGTGTCTTTGAGCGTAGCGTTAGGGTTTGTTGTCGCGCCGTTGGTTTTGTAG
- a CDS encoding outer membrane protein — translation MKKRFLLSLSLVASLLCAEDNGFFVSAGYQIGEAVQMVKNTGELKNLNDKYEQLNSSLAQVAALRQSIENANNYELVRQSISNLISFANNNSQNKDLSPIYSSAQAVLTSILAFWTLYAGNALTFNVEGLTTSTSQNGQGFSNVPLTARCSQPSSKNCMPIATYQKMKNLAESLQKAQGTLCALNENGCNTANQDQGATISSALNTAKELMDLISATNTNMDWSKIRINGLLVPSEVRGDKNGSTTKYEGKITSNNSVTSYALFQNIYKMLPYLQESLKLSEQNKSKSDGLQGQVTGDNTNPNYDKEIYNFAQNQQTILSNAKSIFNLFNSIPKDQFEYLQVGYLKIPPLGTTPTKPYRKNVNLNAEIDSIQRNVSYYSNRLDLALSVARDVYNLKSNQAQIVAAYNGAKNLSEEISKLPYNQVNTKDIVTLPYDKNAPAAGQYNYQINQEQASNLSQALAAMSNNPFKNIGMIASQSNNGALNGLGVQVGYKQFFGESKRWGLRYYGFFDYNHGYIKSSFFNSSSDIWTYGGGSDLLVNIINDSITRKNNKLSVGLFGGIQLAGTTWLNSQYVNLTALNNPYSAKVNTSNFQFLFNLGLRTNLATAKKKDSEHSAQHGIELGIKIPTINTNYYSFLGTKLEYRRLYSVYLNYVFAY, via the coding sequence ATGAAAAAACGATTTTTACTTTCTCTATCCCTTGTGGCGTCATTGCTTTGCGCTGAAGACAATGGCTTTTTTGTGAGTGCGGGCTATCAAATCGGCGAAGCGGTGCAAATGGTCAAAAACACCGGTGAATTAAAAAACTTGAACGACAAATACGAGCAATTAAACTCATCTTTAGCCCAAGTGGCTGCTTTAAGGCAAAGTATTGAAAATGCAAACAACTACGAGTTGGTTAGACAATCTATATCTAATTTGATAAGCTTTGCGAATAACAACTCTCAAAATAAGGATTTATCGCCCATTTATAGCAGCGCTCAAGCCGTTCTCACTTCCATACTGGCTTTCTGGACTCTTTATGCAGGGAACGCTCTCACTTTTAATGTGGAAGGCTTGACCACTAGCACCAGTCAGAATGGTCAAGGGTTTAGCAATGTGCCTTTGACAGCCAGATGCTCCCAACCAAGTTCTAAAAACTGCATGCCTATAGCTACTTATCAGAAGATGAAAAATCTTGCTGAAAGCCTCCAAAAAGCTCAAGGCACTCTTTGCGCTTTAAATGAAAATGGGTGCAATACAGCCAATCAAGATCAAGGTGCAACCATATCTAGCGCGCTCAATACTGCAAAAGAGCTTATGGATTTGATTAGTGCAACCAACACTAACATGGATTGGAGCAAGATAAGAATCAACGGGCTTTTAGTGCCAAGTGAGGTTAGAGGCGATAAGAATGGTTCTACAACCAAATATGAAGGTAAGATAACCTCCAATAACTCCGTAACCTCTTATGCGTTGTTCCAAAACATTTACAAAATGCTCCCTTATTTGCAAGAATCGCTCAAGCTTTCTGAACAAAACAAAAGCAAATCAGATGGCTTGCAAGGTCAAGTTACAGGCGATAACACAAACCCTAATTACGACAAAGAAATTTATAATTTCGCGCAAAACCAACAGACCATTCTTTCTAACGCTAAAAGCATCTTTAACCTCTTCAATTCTATCCCTAAAGACCAGTTTGAATATTTGCAAGTTGGTTATTTGAAAATCCCCCCTTTAGGCACGACTCCCACTAAGCCTTACAGAAAAAATGTGAATCTAAACGCTGAAATTGATTCGATTCAAAGGAATGTGAGTTATTATAGCAATCGGTTGGATTTGGCTTTAAGCGTGGCTAGAGATGTTTATAACCTAAAATCCAATCAAGCGCAGATTGTAGCCGCTTATAACGGTGCTAAGAATTTGAGCGAAGAGATTTCTAAACTCCCATACAATCAAGTCAATACAAAAGACATTGTCACACTACCTTATGATAAAAACGCTCCAGCAGCGGGCCAATACAATTACCAAATCAACCAAGAGCAAGCATCCAATCTTTCTCAAGCTTTAGCGGCGATGAGCAATAACCCCTTTAAAAATATAGGAATGATAGCCTCTCAAAGCAATAACGGCGCTTTGAATGGGCTTGGCGTGCAAGTGGGCTATAAGCAATTCTTTGGCGAAAGCAAGAGATGGGGATTAAGGTATTATGGCTTCTTTGATTACAACCACGGCTATATCAAATCAAGCTTTTTTAATTCTTCTTCTGACATATGGACTTATGGCGGTGGGAGCGATTTGTTAGTGAATATTATCAACGATAGCATCACAAGAAAGAACAACAAGCTTTCTGTGGGTCTCTTTGGTGGTATCCAACTAGCAGGGACTACATGGCTTAATTCTCAATATGTGAATTTAACAGCACTCAATAACCCTTATAGCGCAAAAGTCAATACCTCTAATTTCCAATTTTTGTTCAATTTGGGTTTGAGAACGAATCTCGCTACAGCTAAGAAAAAAGACAGCGAGCATTCCGCGCAACATGGCATTGAACTAGGCATTAAAATCCCTACTATTAACACCAATTACTATTCTTTTTTAGGCACTAAGCTAGAATACCGAAGGCTTTATAGCGTGTACCTTAATTATGTGTTTGCTTATTAA
- a CDS encoding outer membrane beta-barrel protein encodes MGRIESKKRLKALVFLASLGVLWGNATEKTPFFKTKNHIYLGFRLGTGANVSTSMWQQAYKDNPTCPSSVCYGEKLEAHYKGGKNLSYTGQIGDEIAFDKYHILGLRVWGDIEYAKAQLGQKVGGNTLLSQANYDPSAIKTYDSASNTQGSLNLQKTPNPQDFLFNNGHFMAFGLNVNVFVNLPIDTLLKLALKTEKMLFFKIGVFGGGGVEYAILWSSQYQNQNTNQDGKFFAAGGGFFVNFGGSLYIGKRNRFNVGLKIPYYSLSTQSWKNFGSSNVWQQQTIRQNFSVFRSKEVFVSYAFLF; translated from the coding sequence ATGGGTAGAATTGAATCAAAAAAGCGTTTGAAAGCGCTTGTTTTTTTAGCCAGTTTGGGGGTTTTATGGGGCAATGCTACTGAAAAAACGCCTTTTTTTAAAACGAAAAACCACATTTATTTGGGTTTTAGGCTAGGCACAGGGGCTAATGTAAGCACAAGCATGTGGCAACAAGCTTATAAAGACAACCCCACTTGCCCTAGCAGCGTGTGTTATGGCGAGAAATTAGAAGCCCATTATAAGGGGGGTAAAAACCTGTCTTATACCGGGCAAATAGGCGATGAAATAGCTTTTGATAAATACCATATTTTAGGCTTAAGGGTGTGGGGGGATATAGAATACGCTAAAGCGCAATTAGGTCAAAAAGTGGGGGGTAATACCCTTTTATCCCAAGCCAATTATGACCCAAGCGCGATTAAAACCTACGATTCTGCTTCAAACACTCAAGGCTCTTTGAATTTGCAAAAAACCCCAAACCCTCAAGATTTTCTCTTCAATAACGGGCATTTCATGGCGTTTGGTTTGAATGTGAATGTGTTTGTTAATCTCCCTATAGACACCCTTTTAAAACTCGCTTTAAAAACAGAAAAAATGCTGTTTTTTAAAATAGGCGTGTTTGGTGGGGGTGGGGTGGAATACGCAATATTATGGAGTTCTCAATATCAAAATCAAAACACGAATCAAGATGGTAAATTTTTTGCAGCGGGTGGGGGGTTTTTTGTGAATTTCGGGGGTTCTTTGTATATAGGCAAACGCAACCGCTTCAATGTGGGGCTAAAAATCCCTTACTATAGCTTGAGCACGCAAAGTTGGAAAAACTTTGGCTCTAGCAATGTGTGGCAACAACAAACGATCCGACAAAACTTCAGCGTTTTTAGGAGTAAAGAAGTTTTTGTCAGCTACGCATTCTTGTTTTAG
- a CDS encoding tRNA dihydrouridine synthase: MDFKNKKWLFLAPLAGYTDLPFRSVVKKFGVDVTTSEMVSSHSLVYAFDKTSKMLEKSPLEDHFMAQISGSKEGVVKEAVEKINALEHVSGIDFNCGCPAPKVANHGNGSGLLKDLNHLVKLLKTIRENTNKKITSVKVRLGFDQKIPKEIAHALNDAPVDYVVVHGRTRSDKYQKDKIDYESIALMKGILKKPVIANGEIDSVKKAFEVLQITQADGLMIGRAALRAPWIFWQIRNNTTELPAVVKKDLVLEHFDKMVEFYGDRGVIMFRKNLHAYAKGEMQASAFRNCVNTLTEIKSMRESIEEFFNQEMLQSEVPLWVELNQKSV; encoded by the coding sequence ATGGACTTTAAGAATAAAAAATGGCTTTTTCTAGCCCCTTTGGCAGGCTATACGGATTTGCCTTTTAGGAGCGTGGTGAAAAAATTTGGCGTGGATGTTACCACAAGCGAAATGGTAAGCTCGCATTCGTTGGTGTATGCGTTTGATAAAACTTCTAAAATGTTAGAAAAATCCCCTTTAGAAGATCATTTCATGGCGCAAATTTCAGGCTCTAAAGAGGGCGTAGTCAAGGAAGCGGTGGAAAAAATCAACGCTTTAGAGCATGTGAGCGGGATTGATTTTAATTGCGGTTGCCCTGCCCCTAAAGTGGCTAACCATGGTAATGGTAGCGGGCTATTGAAGGATTTAAACCACTTGGTGAAGCTTTTAAAAACCATCAGAGAAAACACTAATAAAAAAATCACAAGCGTGAAAGTGCGTTTAGGCTTTGATCAAAAAATCCCTAAAGAAATCGCTCATGCCTTGAATGACGCGCCGGTGGATTATGTGGTGGTGCATGGGAGGACACGAAGCGACAAATACCAAAAAGACAAAATAGATTATGAAAGCATCGCTTTAATGAAAGGGATTTTAAAAAAGCCGGTGATAGCCAATGGCGAAATTGACAGCGTGAAAAAAGCCTTTGAAGTCTTGCAAATCACGCAAGCTGATGGGCTAATGATAGGGCGAGCAGCCTTAAGAGCCCCATGGATATTTTGGCAAATCAGAAACAACACCACCGAATTACCCGCAGTCGTGAAAAAAGATCTGGTTTTAGAACATTTTGATAAAATGGTGGAGTTTTATGGGGATAGGGGGGTGATCATGTTTAGGAAAAATTTGCATGCTTACGCTAAGGGCGAAATGCAAGCGAGCGCGTTTCGCAACTGCGTCAACACCCTTACAGAGATAAAGAGCATGCGAGAGAGTATAGAGGAATTTTTTAATCAAGAAATGTTGCAAAGTGAAGTGCCATTATGGGTAGAATTGAATCAAAAAAGCGTTTGA